The Panicum virgatum strain AP13 chromosome 5K, P.virgatum_v5, whole genome shotgun sequence genome has a window encoding:
- the LOC120705567 gene encoding bidirectional sugar transporter SWEET3b-like: protein MLLYAALILTFRRVIKKGNVEEFSCVPYILALFNCLLYTWYGLPVVSSGWENMTVSTINGLGILLEIAFISIYVWFAPREKKRFALGLVLPVLTLFGLTACLSSFFVHTHHMRKVFVGSVGLVASISMYSSPMVAAKQVITTKSVEFMPFYLSLFSFLSSALWMIYGLLGRDLFIAVSSPNFIGVPMGILQLALYCIYRRSDGAAGKLHDTAIDQEKGLKAVVAMCRIPNRDDRRRREHEQSEEQMR from the exons ATGCTCCTCTATGCAGCACTAAT ATTGACATTCAGAAGAGTCATAAAGAAGGGCAATGTAGAGGAGTTCTCATGCGTGCCTTACATACTAGCTCTGTTCAACTGCCTCCTCTACACTTGGTATGGGCTTCCTGTAGTGAGCTCCGGATGGGAGAACATGACAGTATCTACCATCAATGGATTGGGCATACTGCTTGAGATCGCATTCATCAGCATATATGTATGGTTTGCACCAAGAGAGAAGAAG AGGTTTGCCTTGGGATTGGTGCTTCCTGTTTTAACGTTATTTGGCTTGACAGCGTGTTTATCAAGCTTCTTTGTCCATACACACCATATGCGCAAGGTTTTTGTGGGTAGTGTTGGTTTAGTGGCTTCCATATCCATGTACAGCTCTCCAATGGTAGCTGCA AAGCAGGTCATCACCACAAAAAGCGTAGAGTTCATGCCATTCTACCTGTCACTATTTTCCTTCCTGTCCAGCGCTCTGTGGATGATATACGGGCTCCTTGGGAGGGATCTGTTCATCGCGGTTAGT TCTCCGAACTTCATCGGTGTTCCAATGGGCATCCTTCAGCTGGCGCTGTACTGCATCTACAGGAGAAGCGACGGGGCAGCTGGAAAGCTCCATGACACCGCCATCGATCAGGAGAAGGGTCTGAAAGCAGTAGTAGCCATGTGTCGTATCCCTAACCGCGACGATCGCCGGCGACGTGAACACGAGCAATCGGAAGAGCAGATGCGATAA